TAGATACCTcccatggaaatgatcctaatgagatCTTATGCATCCTATTGTGTAGGTCTCACTATCCTGTTGAAGAGGTCTTGTTTCGCTCCTTACTACTCTCCATGTGAAAtaccatatcatttgaagcaaagccaaatattcaagagaaatattAATAATTGAAATATGCGAGATTTTTCTCGATTTTTTGTAATTGtgtaaataaaatcaaaattcttTATTTGTTGTAAGTAAAATGTTTAAGGAAAGTGATACTTAGCTTTCATGTGATTTGCagttgttgtcaatctcgcgcgaGATATATATATTGTATGAAGTATATGAGCTGCTTTACTAATCACTGTATAGATGATAATGCCTCCTTCCTCCTCAAATGTATAAATGCCGTGCGGCAAAAAGAAAATGTATAAATGCCGCACTGCAAAAGGATGTGCAAGGGGTGAGGCTTTAACACTTGACCTACCTTTTGCATTTTACCGCATTAGACCAACTGTAGCAGCTCTCTTCTGTGTGAAATAGTCAAGGGGTGAGGCTTGAACACTTGACCAAACTTTTGCATTTTACCGCACTAGACCAACTGTAGCAGTTCTCTTCTGTGTGAAATAGTCAAAGACAGTAGACCTTCATCTTTATCTTCTCCCTTAACCAATTGCGCTGGGTTCTTTTTGTGAAATAGAACATAATGCCACCCTTTTATTCGCTCTTgtcaataagaagaaaaaatatgTATGTTGACGGATTCGAACACATGACCTATTGCTTGTTCACTCCACATTGAACCATCTGTGATAGTCCTCGTTAGTGATAAAAGACGCAGCGCCTCTTATCGTTATCTTTGCCCTTCCATCATTCCCTTCACAAAATTTGCCTCTTTCTCCTAAACATGAGAATCTTCctccaaaattttggttttttccttGAACTTTATAGATCCAGAAATATGTACACAGTTGATAATTCCCACTTGAAATttcttcttgaaccaacaaggtaAGAGGTAGGATAAATCCTTTATTCGTCCCCCctccttctagcgccaaaatgtagttgcaggaaatcacaCAACTAACACCCCTTAAGAATTTCTATAGATCTAAACATATTGaacatgagaatgaaggtaaAAGTACTTGAAATGTAAAATGGACACAAggattttttacatggttcgatcaatgtgatctacatccatggttcttcatcATGAGTGGTTGAATTACATGAGTATTACAtttagaatctccattaatggATTTTTGGTAGAACTCTAGATCTAGTTTTAGGTGATGgaggatgaagatgaatatgCAAAGATAAGATTGacctctctctacaaatgtgtctccgctctctttttttttctcctgcctttctctttatatatgtgtttacatagtggatgacagctaacatgAGTAGTGGAGTACAGCTAATAAAACCCTTTATTTCGGATGTTGGAGCGCAACTTTATTGATATTGAAGCGCGCCTCTATTGATATTATCTCACACTCTTGTTGTGTTGATATTGCCTCACACTCTTGATGTTGATATTGCCTCGCACGTGAGTAGTGAAgtgatgaacttgttattttcaCCTCTGAGTCATTGTTGTAGAAATGATATTTAGGCGCTCCTATTATAGGATGCGGTATTTTGCACCCACATTAGTATCATAAGaatgttttaattaattaaaaCCAAATGTCCATCGAAAACTTgaggaaaatcaaaacaaaaaattaattgAATTAAAAGATCTTTTAATTAAATAGATATAAATGCGCAACAAAACTATCAGGAGAATCAAAACAATAACACTAACGGGCATCAGGAAAATCTTTCAATTAATTAAGGTTTTGTTTTAGATATATATACATGCATTTGTCAAAGCTGTTGAGTGAAGCATTACTGATTGTAGAGAGCAAAAAGAGACTGGTCGGCAAAATGATTGTTGTTCAGGTCCGTCATGTCTGCACAACAGAAGTACGACCAGCAAGTTACATCCATCAATCTACGAATGATCATAAGCGGATTGATCTAAATCCATGGGATATAGTTAATTTGAGATTTCCATATATGCAAAGGGGTTTTCTCTTCGATAAGTCACAATCTTCACCTAAGCAAGCAGACAAAGAGGCGAACAAGAACATTATAAGTCATTTGAGAACTTCTTTGTCGTATGCACTTGATCATTTCTTTCCTTTAGCTGGTCGTCTTGGCATCGAGAAACATGAAGATGATAACACGATCTCCATTTATATCAACTGCAACTCTGAGGGTGCAGAGTTCATTCATGCAACTGCAGACATATCAATAGACGACATTGTCTCACAGACCTATACTCCTGCAAGCATAATAGATCCACTGTTTTCTCTCAACGGGGTAATGAACTTCGAAGGTCTGTCTCTTTCTTTGCTCTCTATTCAAATAACTGAACTACTTGACGGTGTGTTCATAGGGTGCAGTGCTAATCATTCGGTATGTGATGGTACATCATTTTggcattttattaatttatggtCTGAGATCTCTAGATCTTCCAACAATCATACTCCATGTCCTCTTCCGGTTTTCAAGCGTTGGTTTATCAAAGACACAGACTGCCCTATCCATCTTCCGTCTTGTTTGGCTGATGAATTTTTGACAGCAAGTAATGTCAGTAATACAAAAGTTCTGCTGTTTAAGGGTCACGTAGAAAGATGATTCCATTTGTCTAAAGCAAACGTTGGGAAATTGAAGGCGAAGGCTAATTCGGAAATAAAATCTGATAAAAAACGAAAAGCAGTAATCTCTTCGTTACAAGCTGTATTAGCTCACATTTGGATAGCTGTATTACGTGCTAGAAGGACTTTAAATAACAATTACAGCGAAAATGGAGAAACTTTGTTTGGATTTATGATGAATAATAGAACCAAATTGATTCCACCTTTGGCAGAGTCATATTTTGGCAACTCAGTATCCTTCGCGCATGTAACTGCAACTGACGGTGAGGTGCTTAAAAAGGGATATGGGTTCTTAGCTTCGTTGTTGAACGAGGTGGTTAACTCTAACAGTGATGAAAAGATTAGAAGTACTTTCGAAACGAGAACAGAAAAACCTGTGATAGTTAATTCTGGTGATGAGGCAGGAATTATGAAGAAAATCTTAGTGGCTGCGGGTTCTCATAGATTCAACATGTATGGAAACGATTTTGGTTGGGGCCGACCTATTGCTGTGAAAACTGGTGTCCGTGGGAAATCAAACGGAGCAACATTTGTGAATCAAGGGCCAGTTGAAGGAAGTATTGACATTGAAATCTGCCTTCCAATTGAGGTTTTTAAGGCCATGGAAAATGATGCTGAATTCATGGATGCTTTCTCTTGTTAACCTTTTTTTCTTATCGTAATTGTTGTCTCTACTACCTTAATTTGCCAGTgtcgttcttcctcttcaataacattattttttcttctttgccATCAAAATGTAAGGATTCAGACAGGCAATGAGCCATTTGGGTGAACCGCTACTATGCATGTGGTCCTACTAGGCAATGTGGGTTACGATGGTCAAttgtaacaaaatcaaaactgaattaattcaaaaaataatttttgaaatggtATTcaaatgttggttaaacttcaacatagaagtcactaacaagctggttaggacaaaattaggaaattgatgtaatcctaagggaattagaagtcatctagttctaagaaaaggaaagacatgtaataaggtaataggactaggaaaaagaattcatagttctatatatatatgatcaccaaagttgtggttgatcatatgagcaagattagagcttgtgtttagttttgagagattttctaaacatcaataaagagagttgtctttatataagctaagtttcatcttgcagttgccattaattggtatcagagcttgtttctgagccatggaaaacgaaaccaccattgtgggtgcaaaacagttcacgccacgatcaatacaagttccaatcctcaacgccacaaactacacagtatgggccatgagaatgaaggtactgatgaaaatctacaaagtttgggaaacaattgatcctggtacattggacccagacaaaaacaatgttgccattggattactctttcaagcaataccagaatgtcttgttctacaagttggtgaacaggaaacttcaaagaaaatttgggatgcaataaaggcacgtaatctcggagctgatcgagttaaagaagcccgtctgcaaaccttaatgtctgaatttgaaagagtgaagatgaaagacactgatactattgatagatttgcaggaaagctatcagagatagcctcaaaagctgcgtcacttggacaatccattaatgaagataaactggtaaagaagtttctcaatagtttaccaagatccaagtatattcatatcatagactctctcgaacaagtcttagatttaaagaatactagctatgaagatataattggaagattgaaagcatatgaagagagaatccttgatgaagaaaacaatggagaaacttaaggaaaactcttgtacacaaacttttaccaacaaaactctgcgacaagaggaagaggtcgtggaagaggtggtagagtaaacagaggtcgaggaaggggaggaaggtttaactcacaagataaaacaacaagtcagaatgatcaaaaccaagggaaagaaaagaaggatagatcaaacattatttgttacagatgtgataaaccaggacacttctcctctgtatgccctgaaataatacaaaagatggaagaagcaaacaagaatgaaacaagggaagcagatacaactcttttcatgcacgaagttgtattcttaaacgaagggaaactaataccaaagaactacgaatcaaaggatggagaagaaggaatctggtatttagataatggagccagcaatcacatgactggtaagagacactacttttctgaactcaatgagaaaatcaaaggacaagtgaagtttggggatggatcttctataGAGAtcaaagggaaaggatcaatcccATTTCAAATTAAAACAGGAGAACAGAAACTTGTCACAAATATCTATTACATTccaaacttacagagcaacatcCTGAGTCTGGGACAAGCTAcaaaagttggatgtgatgttagaatgcgacaagattatctaacagttcatgacccaagtggaagaattttagttagagtctcaggATCATAGAATATACTCTACAatataagtctcatgattggaaggccattgtgtctgaatatgagactggaagatcagacatggaactggcacgcaaggttaggacacataagtttcagaacctttaaaactatgtctcagaacaagatggttcgagggataccacaacaaaacggagtggtggagaggagaaacaagactttaatggagatgacaagaatttatttaaaggctatgcaggtacctaattatctatggggagaatctttacgacactccacatacctgataaacaggatacctacgaaggctctgaaagacatgactccatatgaaagtttgcgaaagagaaaatcaaacatagatcatttaagagtgtttggttgcaaagcatacgcaaaagttgattctgcaaatcttaagaaactggatgatcgatctcagactcttgtgcatctaggaattgagcctggatccaaagcttacagattattcaatccaacaacgaaaagagtaatagtgagtcgagatgtggtattcgatgaaaaagcaaactggaactggaaagaaactaatgatggaccaagtaggggtccaggaatgtttcacatgagatggggtcaagtaattgatgaaggagaaggacccataatcatcaataccaatggaaacaatgatgttaatcaagaagaataagagaataatgaaaacactgagaataacgaagaagtagaagaataagaagaagaagaagagatcgatgatataactcaacccattccactgcgaaaatcaaaaagacagatacaaaagccacagtatctggaggattatgttcttcaagctgcagaagaatgtgagattatgctactttctgttaatgatgaaccaaggaattttcaggaagcaaaggtctcgactaaatggacacaagcaagtagagaagaaattatttcaatcaacataaacaatacttggtttctagttgataagccaggtggggtaaaagtgattggtcgtaagtggatcttcaaaataaaacggaatgctgatggtactgtcaacaaatataaggaaaGAATTGtatctaagggatacgttcaagaatcaggcatagactttgatgaagttttcgcaccagtttctagactagagacaattcgtatcttaatagcagaagcagcatcaaactcatgggaaattcaccacttagacgttaagacagcattcttacatggtgaattgcgagaagatgtgtatgttgaacaaccagaagtttttgaagtaaaatgacaagagcataaggtttataagttatcaaaatctctatatggtctaagacaagctcctcgagcctggaatacaaagttagatcaaatattaagagaaatcagatttgttaagtgctctaaagaaacatcagtatacagaagagaagaaaagggaacgcttcttgtgattgcagtctatgtagatgatctatttttgactggcaactcccttaaggtgatcaatgagttcaagagagaaatgtcatcaaagtttgagatgtcatacctcggaaaactcacttattaccttgtcatagaagtccatcaaggagtagatgggattcagattaaacaagaagcttatgcaaggagaattctgaaagaagcaggacttgaaacttgtaatccaactaagatacgaatggagtttggactttaagtttcaaaggcacaagaagaagcataGATTGATTCAAcgtgttatagaagaaatgttgggtgTCTTaggtacttgttacacacaagaccagatttggctttctctgtggtagtagcaagccgttatatgcagagtccacgcaagtctcatggtgatgtaataaagcagatactgagatatctaagaggaacaatcagttgtgaattgaagtatggtcgaggaggatcaaaaggaattgttgggtatagtgacagtagtcataatattgaccaagatgatggaaaaggtacaactg
This genomic window from Papaver somniferum cultivar HN1 unplaced genomic scaffold, ASM357369v1 unplaced-scaffold_15, whole genome shotgun sequence contains:
- the LOC113335605 gene encoding protein ENHANCED PSEUDOMONAS SUSCEPTIBILTY 1-like; translation: MHLSKLLSEALLIVESKKRLVGKMIVVQVRHVCTTEVRPASYIHQSTNDHKRIDLNPWDIVNLRFPYMQRGFLFDKSQSSPKQADKEANKNIISHLRTSLSYALDHFFPLAGRLGIEKHEDDNTISIYINCNSEGAEFIHATADISIDDIVSQTYTPASIIDPLFSLNGVMNFEGLSLSLLSIQITELLDGVFIGCSANHSVCDGTSFWHFINLWSEISRSSNNHTPCPLPVFKRWFIKDTDCPIHLPSCLADEFLTASNAKANSEIKSDKKRKAVISSLQAVLAHIWIAVLRARRTLNNNYSENGETLFGFMMNNRTKLIPPLAESYFGNSVSFAHVTATDGEVLKKGYGFLASLLNEVVNSNSDEKIRSTFETRTEKPVIVNSGDEAGIMKKILVAAGSHRFNMYGNDFGWGRPIAVKTGVRGKSNGATFVNQGPVEGSIDIEICLPIEVFKAMENDAEFMDAFSC